The following DNA comes from Chitinophaga nivalis.
AAAGAAAATGTGTAAAAGAGGAGCTTCATGGTACATTGCGTTTATGGTTAACCATAAACGCAATGTACAGGATATTATTTGAAGATCTGGAAGATGATAAAACTGCAAACATAGGCCAGTGCTGTCATATACACGAGCTGGATCACAGGATACTTCCAGGACTTGGTTTCACGTCTTACAATCGCCAGGGTACTCATACACTGCATGGCAAATGCATAGAATATCATGAGCGATAACCCGGAAGCCAGGGTATATACCGGCGCACCGTCGGGCCACGTCGCCGCTTCCATTTTCTCCCGCAGGGTGGCATTGTTATTATCCGGATCTTCTCCCACACTGTAAAGGGTGGCCATGGTACCCACAAATACTTCACGGGCGGCAAAAGAAGTAATCAGGGCAATACCTATTTTCCAGTCAAAACCCAGCGGACGAATCACCGGCTCTATCACATGTCCCAGGATACCTGCATAGGAATGGGCCAGCTTTTCAGACTGGAATTGTTTATTCAGTTCGGCCGCTTCCGGAGAATCCTCCTTTACCTCCGACAATAGTTTTTCGTATTTGGCATGTACCGGCTCCATTCTGCTGGCAGGCCCATAAGAAGCCAGGAACCATAATATCACGGAAATCACCACAATCACTTTACCGGCATCTTTCACAAATATTTTCGCTTTTTCCACCATGGTTGTACCCACGTTTTTCCAGCGGGGCGCCCGGTATACCGGCAGTTCCATGATAAAGTAGCTCTTCTCTTTAATCTTCACAAACAACTTCATGACAGCAGCAATAAAGATCGCCATGAAGAAACCCAACAAATAAAGTCCCATCATCGCGAGGCCACGCAGCCCCAGGATACCCAGTACCCGGTTGTCTGGTATTACCAGTGCAATCATCATAGTGTAAATCGGTAACCTGGCGGAGCAACTCATCAGGGGCGTTACCATGATGGTAATTAACCGCTCTTTTTTGTTCTCGATGGTACGGGTAGCCATAATAGCCGGTACCGCGCAGGCTACCCCGCTGATGAGGGGCATGACAGATTTCCCGTTCAGGCCTACCTGGCGCATCAGGCGGTCGGTAAGAAAACTGATACGGGCCATATAGCCGGTATCTTCCAATACAGTGATCAATCCGAACAGGATCATGATCTGTGGTATGAATACCGCAAACCCACTGATACCAGCCAGGATACCATTTATAAATACGTCTGTTATTTTATTGTCGGGCAACACACTGCTCAACCAGCCACTCAGGGCGCCGAAGCTGCCTTCGATCCAGTCCATCGGATAGGATGCCAGCCAGAAAATACTCTGGAACAGCAGGAACATCACCACCAACAGGATCACATATCCCCAGAAACGATGCAGTAACAGGTCGTCTATTTTTTCAGAACGCAGCTGTTTCTGCAGCGGGTCTGTTTCTACAACGGTATTTTTCATGATATGCTTGATGCGGGCATACCGTTGCATAATTTCTTCCGCCTGTACCTTCGTTTTGTTGAACTGTGATGACCGGAGTGATTCCTCAATGCTCTTTTTCGCAGCGGGCGTCACAAAAGCCAGGTCGTCTACATTCACGGCAATGTGGAGCGCACCGTAATCACTTTTGCAGGACAGTACCTGTTTTACGGTTTCAATAACCGGTCTGGCCAGGTCGCCGTTGTTGATAAAATCGCGGGGAGGATTACTGTATTGGGTGCGGGCAGACAGATCTATGATCTTTTTCAGTTCTGCTACGCCTTTATTTTTTCTGGGATTGATGGCCACCACCGGTACGCCGAGTTCTCTTTCCAGCCCATCTAGATCTATTTCCACGCCTTTTTTACGGGCGAGGTCCATCATGGTGAGCGCAATGATCACCGGTATTTTCAGGTCAATGATCTGGGAGCAAAAGAGGAGGTTACGTTTCAGGTTGGACGCATCCGCCACAATGATCACCATATCCGGTAAATCATCGCTGTTCGGATTAATGAGAACATCATAGGTGACATACTCATCTGCACTTTTGGGATACAGACTGTAGGTTCCCGGCAAATCAATGATGTTAGCCGTGAGACCGGGTACAATCTGAGCGGTGCCCGTTTTCTTATCTACCGTTACTCCGGGAAAGTTACTCACCTTCTGGTTCAGACCAGTAAGCGCATTAAAAAGAGAACTTTTACCACTATTCGGATTTCCTACCAACGCAATGTTTATGGGTGCCTGCATTCCTTATCTTATCCTGTTGATTAATGTTGTGACCTGAATGCGCTAAGTTAAACATTAATCGGCCGGGGTAATGATCAAATCGGGAAAAAAGCGGAAGGGAAAAGAATGGTTGCTCCCCCCTGAAAACACGTATTGCAGCACTGCGGATCATCTTACCGCTATGCTGCAATACGTTATGTTAAATTCCTGATTGTTAAATTTTATCCTTAAAGATGTAATACATACTGAAGGCCAGGAATGAGAAAGCTTTATCTATGGGAATTTCGGCTTTTACTGTGGCGGAGGCCTGCTGAAGACCGGTAGCAGCAGCATTGAGGCTGACATTTCCTTTATAGCGGTAACCACCTTCTGTAGAGTCTTTAGACTCCGGCGTTATGGCCGGTTTTGCAGGTTTTGCATCATCGGTGCCGTTTGGCGTCATTTTCAGGTTCAGTGGTTGCGCGTCATCATCGTCGTTATTAAAATCCCACTCATCATCTCTGTTATGGCGGGTAAAGGAATATTTACGATATACTTCCTTGTCTATTTCAATATTCTTACCTACCGGCACCTTGATGACTACCGTCACGCGCTGACCGCGGAAAGGAGAATGGGAAGGGATAGAGAAGCCTTCCGGCAGGTACAGGATGGAATCCCGCTGATTCAGCTGGAAGCCGATTTCCCGTGCCAGTTGTCTGGCATCCTGAACATTCCGTCCTCTGGAATACTGTGCTACATCTACCGCAAAACTATCGTTCATGCTTTTCTCGATACGTATCCGGATATTATTAATGATCACAGTATCATCTGCCACCAGTAAATTACCATCAAACATGCTGAAATCATCTTCTTCTGTCAACAGGCCGGTGGTTCTTTTCAGGATCAGTTTACCCTGAGAAGGTTGTTGCAGGGCAAAGGCGGTAGTTTCGGTACCTGGTCTTCTGAAATCCTTTACCAGTGAAGAAGTAACGATGGCAGCAAATACCAGTCCTATCAACCAGAGGAAGGTAAGGGTATAGCTGGCATACCGGTTGGTTTGCTTTACACCCGTCAGCTTACGGATAATAAATATCAGCAGGGCTACGATAGGAATACCAATCAGCAGTCCCAGTGCCGGCCAGAATAAGTAACTCTGGGTAGTAGTTGTCAGTAACAGATTTTTTAACGGGAAGAGGGCCGCGGAAGAAACTGCAATGGCGATGCCTACAGCGACCAGACAGATCAGCATAACGGCAGCAAAGAAATAGAAGAAGCCTTTGGTAACAAATACCAGTACTTTTCCCAAACCATGTGCAAGGTTTACAAAAAAGCGTTCCAGGTCATTACCTACCTGCCTGCCGCGGCCCTGAGAAAAATTTCGGAAGTCCTCCCCTACATTTTTCATCTGGTTTTTCATGTGGTGCAACTCGTCCTGAATGGTAGCTTTGATATTATTCAGGTCTACCCGTTCCCCCCGCATTTCCAGTTTTTCGGCTGCGGTATCTGCGGATGGCGTAGCCACCCACAGAATAAAGTATACCAGGATGCCTGTACCAAAGCCACCAATGGCCAGCAGGGCAAAGATGATCCGGAAAATCACCGGGTCTATATTAAAGTAGGCGCCCAAACCACTACATACACCGCTCAGTACTTTGTTGTCCGGATCGCGGTATAAACGTTTCCGGGGACGCGGTATATAATTATAGGCTTCTTCTTCGGCCTGTGCATTTTCTTTAGGAACATCGTCGAATTGTTCCGGTGTGCCCATGGAAGCTTTTACGGCTACCACATCATCGTCGGTAATACAATGTGCTCCTTTTTTCATTTTATCCTGGAACACTTCAGCAATGCGGCTTTCAATATCACTTACGATTTCATCCCCACCTTCCTCTTTCGAAAAATATTTTTTCAGGCTGTCAAGATACTGACGGAGTATCTCGTATGCACTATCCTCAATAGGGATAAGCCGACTCGACAGATTTATGTTGATGATCTTTTTCATTTTGATTGTTGCGTTTAGGTTTTAGGTAAGTATTCGCTTAAAGGGATGCGTTGTTTTGTGTTAGTTGATGTACGGCATTGGCCAACTCGTTCCAGGTGCTTTCCAGTTCGCGGTAAAAAGCTTCCCCTTTATCGGTCATGGAAAAATATTTCCGGGGAGGTCCTGAGCTGCTTTCTACCCACCGGTATGTGAGCAATTCTGCATTTTTGAGCCTGGTTAATAAAGGATAAAGTGTGCCCTCCAGGATATCCAGCTTCGCTTCTTTCATCTTTTCGATGATATCCGAAGGGTAGGCTTCACCTTGCTTAATGATGGACAAGATGCAAAACTCAAGCACGCCCTTCCTCATCTGCGATTGTGTGTTATCTATATTCATGGCAAGTGAGCTTTAAAATGTTGTTTACTCCGATTGGCTTTTGGCCGGTTATGAATGAAATTTTATTGTTGTTCTTTCACTACTACGACACAAAAATAGGAATTATTTACTACTATGCAATACACAATACCATAGAAAGCAAAATAACTTGTTTTAAATATTACCGGCATAAATGAGGAAAAGCCAGTCCAGATAAACATCTTACCAGATAAGTATACCCGGAAACCCAAATATCTATTTGTGATGAACGGTTATTAAGAGGGATGAACGACTATTTGCTGAAAATCTTTCCCAGTTATTATGAATGATGCCCTTATATATTATATAACTTACATATGCCTAATGGGAGAGGTCACTGGGCTTTGTTAAAATGCTTTAACATTATTTTAATTCCTATAACTTACCAAATATGCTTTCACTAATTTACTTTTGTAACAAGCATACTTCATTAACTAATAGGTATGACGGTGTACATGAAGAAAATTATCGGCATATTTCTGTTGAGCCTAATGGTCTCCCAACTGCTTCCCATCAAGGAAGTAGGGAAATTGCTTTTTAATAATCAGATTGTAGAAGAACATCCGGTGGATTGTAACGCGGATCATCTGAAGCTGGCAAAAGAGCTGAAGTTCTGCAAGCAATTCGACGGGGAACTGCAGTTTAATCCATTACTCTTCCTCGGCGTATTGCACAATCATTTAATGGAAGATATTCCCAGCAACCCTGCTCAGGAAATACATGCCCCCCCTCCCAACGTCTTTATAGCGTAAATCACACTGGCGGTCCTGTCTATGGGCGGCCTTCTTACATTCCAGTTACTTATTTATTTTATTTCCATTACTGCCGGACTCCCTGTACCCGCATCTGAGATACGTGTATACAGTTCGCAACAGTAGTATTTATCACTTAGTGTATCCTATACGGTTGCAGTCGATACTGCTATCCGGTAGTTCGATCCCGCAACGGAAAAGCTTATTGTTATGAACAAGCAAACATCCTTATTCTCAAATATCAAAGGCGACTTCTCATCAGGTCTCGTCGTTTTTCTCATCGCCGTGCCCCTGTGTTTAGGCATCGCCCTGGCTTCCGGTGCCCCTTTATTTGCCGGTATGATCTCCGGCATAGTGGGTGGCATTGTGATTGGTTTCCTGAGTGGTTCCCAGCTGAGCGTGAGCGGACCAGCAGCAGGATTGACAGCAGTAGTACTCACCGCCATTACCAAACTGGGCATGTTTGATATATTCCTGCTGAGTGTTGTTATTGCCGGCGCCATACAACTCCTGTTCGGTTTAATCAAAGCCGGTACCGTCGCCAATTATTTCCCGTCCAATGTCATCACTGGTATGTTGACCGCCATTGGTATTATCATCATTTTAAAGCAATTGCCACACGCCTTCGGGTATGATGCAGATGCAAACGGTGATTTCACCTTTTTACAGGCAGACGGCGAAAATACTTTCAGTGCACTTTTTTCCATCATTAACCATATCAACTTTGGTGCGACACTAATTACCATCATCTCCATTTTTATTATTCTGTACTGGAGCAAGATCCCGAAACTGAATGTTGTGCCGGCACCGCTCGTGGCAGTAATTGCAGGCATTGGACTCAATGTCGCTTTTGCTGGCAATGACGTGCTGGCATTGGGATCAAATCACCTGGTAAGCTTACCCGTTCCGAAAAGCTTCCAGGATTTTATTGGTCAGTTTACCCTGCCCAATTTCGCAGCTATCAGTAATAAAGAAGTGTGGATAACTGCCGTTACGATTGCGATCGTAGCTTCTGTTGAAACATTACTGAATGTGGAAGCAACAGACAAACTGGACCCGATGAAACGCCACACCTCTCCCAACAGAGAATTAAAGGCACAGGGTATTGGTAACATCATAAGTGGTATGATTGGTGGTTTGCCTATTACCTCCGTTATTGTGCGCTCCAGCGCCAATATCAATGCCGGCGGTAAAACCAAACTGGCTACCATGGTACATGGTACCTTATTACTGGTATGTGCAGCGATCATTCCTACCGTGTTAAATATGATTCCGCTGGCTACACTGGCTGCCGTATTGCTGGTAACCGGTTATAAACTGTGTAAAATATCCATCTTCAAAGAGATGTTTAAAAACGGTAAATACCAATGGATACCTTTCGTAGTTACTGTATTGGCAATCGTATTTACAGATCTGCTGATTGGTATTGCTTTGGGTATGGCCGTAAGTGTACTGGCTATTTTACGGGGTAATATGAAAAGCTCTTATTTCTTCCGTAAAGAAAAATATCATTCCGGTGATAATATCCGGCTGGAACTGGCACAGGAAGTTTCTTTCCTCAATAAAGCCAGCATCCTCCTGACATTAGATCATATGCCACCTAATGTAACCCTGATTATTGACGCACATAAAACCGCTTATATCGATTTTGACGTGCTGCAAACCATCCGGGAATTTAAAGAAATCAAAGCGCCGCAGCATAACATCAAAGTTATCCTGACAGGCTTTAAACCAGTGTATAACATTCAGAATACACCGGACCTGTCGCCGGAAGAACAGTCGAAGTTAAACTCCGGACAAGTGCATACTATTTCCAGTGGTAATCACAAAGAGCTGCTAAAGGAATTGCAATTGAACTAAAGAAGCGCTCATCTCGAACGCAGGGTAAGGATTAATAGGGAAACCATGCTTATCTGTCGTTCATTTTTAAAACCATCAAAAAATGAAAAAAATGAAAACACTCAATAAAAAATCTCAAGGCGATCTCACTCCAAATAAAACACTTGAACTGTTAAAAGACGGCAATAAACGTTTCGTTTATAACCTGCGGCTGAACCGCAATCTTTTACAGATGGTGAATGAAACTTCCGACGGCCAATGGCCCATGGCAGCTATCGTTAGCTGTATGGATTCCCGTACTTCTGCAGAATTGATTTTTGATCAGGGACTGGGCGATATTTTCAGCATTCGTTTAGCCGGCAACGTGATTTCCGATAACGTACTCGGTAGCCTGGAGTATGCTTGTAAAGCAGCCGGTTCCAAATTTATTGTGGTACTGGGACATACCAAATGCGGAGCCATCAAAGGCGCCTGCGATGGCGTGGAAATGGGTAACCTCACAGGGCTGCTCAGCAAAATCCGGCCGGCCATCTTTGCGGAAAAAACGATTACCGAAAACCGGAACTCTCACAACCACGCATTTGTGGATGCGGTAACCAATCTGCATGTGGAACGTTCTGTGCAGGCGATTATGGAACAAAGCCATATCCTGCGTGATATGATCCTGAAAGGAGAAGTAGGTATTATCGGGGCTGTTTATGATGTGGAAACCGGCGTAGTGAGCTTTATGGACCACACGCTCATCCTGCAGAACAGCGAAGCCAATGAAACCGCTGCTGCCGTTTAATACCGGCAAAGACTGAGAATAAGATGTTTGCTTTCTGATAGGGTATCACAAAAGGAGGCGTTAATATACTGGTTATACAATCTTTAGGGGTGATTGACAAGCCAGTGGTTAACGACCTCCTTCTTTTATTTATATCCGGGCCAGCCTGGCGGCGGCTTCCTCCAGGGTTGTTTTCTTTTTGGCAAAACACAGCCGGATTACCCGGTCATCCTTCCCATCCTGATAAAATGCCGAAATCGGAATCGTTGCAACGCCAAACTCTTTGGTAATACGGGTGGCAAAAGCTTTATCTCCCTCATCCGAAATCCGGTCGTATTTCACCAGCTGAAAATAGCTTCCCTTGCTGGATAAAGGGGTGAAACGGGTATCTTTCAGCAACGACAGGAAGTAATCTCTTTTCTCCTGATAAAAGGCCGGCAGCTCCAGATAATGGGATGGTGTTTCCAGGAACCTGGCCAGTCCATACTGCATCGGTGTATTTACCGAAAAACACAGGTATTGGTGTACTTTCCGGTATTCCTGCATAAGGCGTTCCGGCGCCACGCAATATCCCATCTTCCAGCCGGTATTGTGAAATACCTTGCCAAAGGAAAACGTCACAAAGCTGTTACGATAAATAGCCGGATAACGTAAAATACTGTGATGCAGCGCGCCATCAAAAATAAGGTGTTCATATACCTCGTCAGACAGCACCAGCAAATCAAATTCTGCTACCAGCTTTTCCAGTTCCTGGATATCATTTTCCTGCAGAATACTACCTGTGGGATTATGAGGCGTATTCAGCATAATCATGCGGGTACGCGGCGTTATTTTACTGCGCACGGTTGCCCAGTCGATCCGGTAATCCGGAAAAGACAGCGGAATCAATACCGGTTTACCGCCGTTGACCAACACATTGGGGATATAGCTGTCATAGGCCGGTTCAAAAATGATGACTTCATCACCGGGATGTATACACGTAGCTATCGCAGTAAAGATGGCATAAGTACCGCCGGGGGTAATGGTAATTTCGGTATCCGGGTTTACTTCCTGCTGATAAAGGGCATTGATCTTGGCCGCGATGGTGGTGCGGAGCGGCATTAATCCCGGCATGGGGGCATACTGGTTGTGGCCTTGCTGCATGGCTTCATTTACCATGGCTTTCAGCTCATCACTGCAGTCGTAATCCGGAAATCCCTGAGAGAGGTTAATGGCTTTATTTTCTGCAGCCAGGGCTGACATCACAGAAAATATAGTAGTGCCGGTGTTTGGCAGTTTTGACATAAATAAAGATTTGACCGTTTTTTATTTTGAAATAAAGGTATTTAATGTTGACAGTAATATCATCCTGCTGTCTCGATCAAATACCTTTATTTCAATAACGGGTCGGATCTTTATCCTATAAAAACTTCTCGCCTTTGTTACGTTTTATTTCTCCTACATATTCTTTGATCTGCTGTTCATTTTCCTTTTTGCAGATCATTAATACATCGTGGGTATCAATCACGATAAATTCATCCAGTCCCTGTAAGAGTACCAATTTATCGTTGGGTGCTTTTACCATACAACGGGTAGCATCTATCACCACCACATTCTTACCTTGTACAGCATTGCCCAGGTAATCTTTTTCCAGGTTTTCGTAGGCCGATGCCCAGGTACCGAGATCGCTCCAACCGAAGTTGGAAGGAATCACATATACGTTGCCGGCTTTTTCCATAATACCATAATCGATGGAGATGTTGGTACATTGTGGATATACCCGGTCAATCACTTCTTTTTCCTGCGGCGTATTAAGTGCAAAAGTGCTTTGTTCAAACAGTTCATCGATTTCCGGTAAATACTGTTTGAATGCTGCCAGGATGGTTTTCACATTCCAGACAAAGATG
Coding sequences within:
- a CDS encoding SulP family inorganic anion transporter produces the protein MNKQTSLFSNIKGDFSSGLVVFLIAVPLCLGIALASGAPLFAGMISGIVGGIVIGFLSGSQLSVSGPAAGLTAVVLTAITKLGMFDIFLLSVVIAGAIQLLFGLIKAGTVANYFPSNVITGMLTAIGIIIILKQLPHAFGYDADANGDFTFLQADGENTFSALFSIINHINFGATLITIISIFIILYWSKIPKLNVVPAPLVAVIAGIGLNVAFAGNDVLALGSNHLVSLPVPKSFQDFIGQFTLPNFAAISNKEVWITAVTIAIVASVETLLNVEATDKLDPMKRHTSPNRELKAQGIGNIISGMIGGLPITSVIVRSSANINAGGKTKLATMVHGTLLLVCAAIIPTVLNMIPLATLAAVLLVTGYKLCKISIFKEMFKNGKYQWIPFVVTVLAIVFTDLLIGIALGMAVSVLAILRGNMKSSYFFRKEKYHSGDNIRLELAQEVSFLNKASILLTLDHMPPNVTLIIDAHKTAYIDFDVLQTIREFKEIKAPQHNIKVILTGFKPVYNIQNTPDLSPEEQSKLNSGQVHTISSGNHKELLKELQLN
- a CDS encoding methionine aminotransferase, with the protein product MSKLPNTGTTIFSVMSALAAENKAINLSQGFPDYDCSDELKAMVNEAMQQGHNQYAPMPGLMPLRTTIAAKINALYQQEVNPDTEITITPGGTYAIFTAIATCIHPGDEVIIFEPAYDSYIPNVLVNGGKPVLIPLSFPDYRIDWATVRSKITPRTRMIMLNTPHNPTGSILQENDIQELEKLVAEFDLLVLSDEVYEHLIFDGALHHSILRYPAIYRNSFVTFSFGKVFHNTGWKMGYCVAPERLMQEYRKVHQYLCFSVNTPMQYGLARFLETPSHYLELPAFYQEKRDYFLSLLKDTRFTPLSSKGSYFQLVKYDRISDEGDKAFATRITKEFGVATIPISAFYQDGKDDRVIRLCFAKKKTTLEEAAARLARI
- a CDS encoding carbonic anhydrase family protein, with product MKKMKTLNKKSQGDLTPNKTLELLKDGNKRFVYNLRLNRNLLQMVNETSDGQWPMAAIVSCMDSRTSAELIFDQGLGDIFSIRLAGNVISDNVLGSLEYACKAAGSKFIVVLGHTKCGAIKGACDGVEMGNLTGLLSKIRPAIFAEKTITENRNSHNHAFVDAVTNLHVERSVQAIMEQSHILRDMILKGEVGIIGAVYDVETGVVSFMDHTLILQNSEANETAAAV
- a CDS encoding PspC domain-containing protein is translated as MKKIININLSSRLIPIEDSAYEILRQYLDSLKKYFSKEEGGDEIVSDIESRIAEVFQDKMKKGAHCITDDDVVAVKASMGTPEQFDDVPKENAQAEEEAYNYIPRPRKRLYRDPDNKVLSGVCSGLGAYFNIDPVIFRIIFALLAIGGFGTGILVYFILWVATPSADTAAEKLEMRGERVDLNNIKATIQDELHHMKNQMKNVGEDFRNFSQGRGRQVGNDLERFFVNLAHGLGKVLVFVTKGFFYFFAAVMLICLVAVGIAIAVSSAALFPLKNLLLTTTTQSYLFWPALGLLIGIPIVALLIFIIRKLTGVKQTNRYASYTLTFLWLIGLVFAAIVTSSLVKDFRRPGTETTAFALQQPSQGKLILKRTTGLLTEEDDFSMFDGNLLVADDTVIINNIRIRIEKSMNDSFAVDVAQYSRGRNVQDARQLAREIGFQLNQRDSILYLPEGFSIPSHSPFRGQRVTVVIKVPVGKNIEIDKEVYRKYSFTRHNRDDEWDFNNDDDDAQPLNLKMTPNGTDDAKPAKPAITPESKDSTEGGYRYKGNVSLNAAATGLQQASATVKAEIPIDKAFSFLAFSMYYIFKDKI
- the feoB gene encoding ferrous iron transport protein B encodes the protein MQAPINIALVGNPNSGKSSLFNALTGLNQKVSNFPGVTVDKKTGTAQIVPGLTANIIDLPGTYSLYPKSADEYVTYDVLINPNSDDLPDMVIIVADASNLKRNLLFCSQIIDLKIPVIIALTMMDLARKKGVEIDLDGLERELGVPVVAINPRKNKGVAELKKIIDLSARTQYSNPPRDFINNGDLARPVIETVKQVLSCKSDYGALHIAVNVDDLAFVTPAAKKSIEESLRSSQFNKTKVQAEEIMQRYARIKHIMKNTVVETDPLQKQLRSEKIDDLLLHRFWGYVILLVVMFLLFQSIFWLASYPMDWIEGSFGALSGWLSSVLPDNKITDVFINGILAGISGFAVFIPQIMILFGLITVLEDTGYMARISFLTDRLMRQVGLNGKSVMPLISGVACAVPAIMATRTIENKKERLITIMVTPLMSCSARLPIYTMMIALVIPDNRVLGILGLRGLAMMGLYLLGFFMAIFIAAVMKLFVKIKEKSYFIMELPVYRAPRWKNVGTTMVEKAKIFVKDAGKVIVVISVILWFLASYGPASRMEPVHAKYEKLLSEVKEDSPEAAELNKQFQSEKLAHSYAGILGHVIEPVIRPLGFDWKIGIALITSFAAREVFVGTMATLYSVGEDPDNNNATLREKMEAATWPDGAPVYTLASGLSLMIFYAFAMQCMSTLAIVRRETKSWKYPVIQLVYMTALAYVCSFIIFQIFK
- a CDS encoding PadR family transcriptional regulator yields the protein MNIDNTQSQMRKGVLEFCILSIIKQGEAYPSDIIEKMKEAKLDILEGTLYPLLTRLKNAELLTYRWVESSSGPPRKYFSMTDKGEAFYRELESTWNELANAVHQLTQNNASL